A region of Takifugu rubripes chromosome 6, fTakRub1.2, whole genome shotgun sequence DNA encodes the following proteins:
- the opn4xa gene encoding opsin 4xa isoform X1 produces MNVEHGFYRQVAVQDHVHYTVAFFVLVIGTVGVTGNALVMYAFFCNKKLQTPPNFFIMNLAVSDFLMAITQSPIFFINSLYKGWIFGEAGCKIYAFCGAWFGIASMINLLTISIDRYIVITKPLQAIQWTSKKRTCIYIALVWLYSLAWSLAPLLGWSSYIPEGLMTSCTWDYMTSTPANKSYTLMLCCFVFFVPLGIISYCYLCMFLAIRHTSRDVEKLGSQRRKSAIVQQQSIKTEWKLAKIAFVVIIVFVLSWSPYACVTLIAWAGYGSILDPYSKTVPAVIAKASAIYNPFIYAIIHSKYRNTLAEKVPCLHFLSQATRRECISVSQSESSLRDSMLRRHSSGCKPMFHRVMSMSTTDTHIWSDVELDPISHPRQASYSLRALKDKEYKSVTTLPEEKGS; encoded by the exons ATGAACGTGGAACATGGGTTCTACCGTCAGGTGGCCGTGCAGGATCACGTCCACTACACTGTTGCCTTCTTTGTCTTGGTTATCGGAACAGTGGGCGTTACTGGGAATGCCTTGGTCATGTATGCCTTTTTCTG TAACAAGAAGCTGCAAACGCCGCCCAACTTCTTCATCATGAACCTGGCCGTCAGCGACTTCCTCATGGCTATTACGCAGTCGCCCATCTTCTTCATCAACTCCCTTTACAAGGGCTGGATTTTCGGTGAAGCAG GCTGTAAAATCTATGCTTTCTGCGGAGCTTGGTTTGGAATAGCCTCCATGATCAACCTCCTCACCATCTCCATCGATCGCTACATTGTCATCACCAAACCCCTGCAGGCCATACAGTGGACCTCCAAGAAGCGCACGTGCATCTACATCGCGCTCGTCTGGTTGTACTCGCTGGCCTGGAGCCTTGCTCCGCTCTTGGGGTGGA GTTCCTACATACCGGAGGGCCTGATGACCTCATGCACATGGGACTACATGACCTCCACGCCTGCCAATAAAAGCTATACGTTGATGTTATGCTGCTTTGTATTTTTCGTGCCCCTGGGCATCATATCCTACTGCTACCTCTGCATGTTCCTGGCGATCCGGCACACCAGCAG agATGTGGAGAAGTTGGGCTCTCAGAGGAGGAAGTCGGCCATCGTTCAGCAGCAATCCATCAAGACTGAATGGAAGTTGGCCAAGATTGCTTTTGTGGTTATTATCGTATTTGTGCTGTCCTGGTCACCCTATGCATGCGTCACGCTCATCGCCTGGGCTGG ATATGGAAGCATCCTGGATCCCTACTCTAAAACTGTCCCGGCTGTTATCGCCAAGGCGTCGGCCATCTACAACCCTTTCATCTATGCAATCATTCATTCCAAATACAG GAACACGCTGGCAGAGAAAGTTCCCtgtctgcacttcctgtcccaggCGACCAGGCGGGAGTGCATCTCGGTGTCCCAGAGTGAATCCTCCCTCAGGGACTCCATGCTGAGAAGACACTCGTCAGGCTGCAAACCCATGTTCCACAGGGTGATGTCCATGTCTACGACAGACACG cacatctgGAGTGACGTGGAGCTGGACCCCATCAGCCACCCCCGGCAGGCCAGTTACTCACTGAGAGCTCTGAAGGACAAAGAATATAAGTCAGTGACGACGTTACCAGAGGAGAAGGGAAGCTAA
- the opn4xa gene encoding opsin 4xa isoform X2, which produces MNVEHGFYRQVAVQDHVHYTVAFFVLVIGTVGVTGNALVMYAFFCCSIVVRFSNKKLQTPPNFFIMNLAVSDFLMAITQSPIFFINSLYKGWIFGEAGCKIYAFCGAWFGIASMINLLTISIDRYIVITKPLQAIQWTSKKRTCIYIALVWLYSLAWSLAPLLGWSSYIPEGLMTSCTWDYMTSTPANKSYTLMLCCFVFFVPLGIISYCYLCMFLAIRHTSRDVEKLGSQRRKSAIVQQQSIKTEWKLAKIAFVVIIVFVLSWSPYACVTLIAWAGYGSILDPYSKTVPAVIAKASAIYNPFIYAIIHSKYRNTLAEKVPCLHFLSQATRRECISVSQSESSLRDSMLRRHSSGCKPMFHRVMSMSTTDTHIWSDVELDPISHPRQASYSLRALKDKEYKSVTTLPEEKGS; this is translated from the exons ATGAACGTGGAACATGGGTTCTACCGTCAGGTGGCCGTGCAGGATCACGTCCACTACACTGTTGCCTTCTTTGTCTTGGTTATCGGAACAGTGGGCGTTACTGGGAATGCCTTGGTCATGTATGCCTTTTTCTG CTGCTCAATCGTGGTGCGTTTCAGTAACAAGAAGCTGCAAACGCCGCCCAACTTCTTCATCATGAACCTGGCCGTCAGCGACTTCCTCATGGCTATTACGCAGTCGCCCATCTTCTTCATCAACTCCCTTTACAAGGGCTGGATTTTCGGTGAAGCAG GCTGTAAAATCTATGCTTTCTGCGGAGCTTGGTTTGGAATAGCCTCCATGATCAACCTCCTCACCATCTCCATCGATCGCTACATTGTCATCACCAAACCCCTGCAGGCCATACAGTGGACCTCCAAGAAGCGCACGTGCATCTACATCGCGCTCGTCTGGTTGTACTCGCTGGCCTGGAGCCTTGCTCCGCTCTTGGGGTGGA GTTCCTACATACCGGAGGGCCTGATGACCTCATGCACATGGGACTACATGACCTCCACGCCTGCCAATAAAAGCTATACGTTGATGTTATGCTGCTTTGTATTTTTCGTGCCCCTGGGCATCATATCCTACTGCTACCTCTGCATGTTCCTGGCGATCCGGCACACCAGCAG agATGTGGAGAAGTTGGGCTCTCAGAGGAGGAAGTCGGCCATCGTTCAGCAGCAATCCATCAAGACTGAATGGAAGTTGGCCAAGATTGCTTTTGTGGTTATTATCGTATTTGTGCTGTCCTGGTCACCCTATGCATGCGTCACGCTCATCGCCTGGGCTGG ATATGGAAGCATCCTGGATCCCTACTCTAAAACTGTCCCGGCTGTTATCGCCAAGGCGTCGGCCATCTACAACCCTTTCATCTATGCAATCATTCATTCCAAATACAG GAACACGCTGGCAGAGAAAGTTCCCtgtctgcacttcctgtcccaggCGACCAGGCGGGAGTGCATCTCGGTGTCCCAGAGTGAATCCTCCCTCAGGGACTCCATGCTGAGAAGACACTCGTCAGGCTGCAAACCCATGTTCCACAGGGTGATGTCCATGTCTACGACAGACACG cacatctgGAGTGACGTGGAGCTGGACCCCATCAGCCACCCCCGGCAGGCCAGTTACTCACTGAGAGCTCTGAAGGACAAAGAATATAAGTCAGTGACGACGTTACCAGAGGAGAAGGGAAGCTAA